The following proteins are encoded in a genomic region of Primulina huaijiensis isolate GDHJ02 chromosome 3, ASM1229523v2, whole genome shotgun sequence:
- the LOC140973458 gene encoding uncharacterized protein — protein MSTSTEPATHHHPFSTNASAGTNRRSYRCYNCSHSFHISPAGATNSLSPSSFRCPRCHHRHLLPHHTISPSPPIAPPPPPTPPPLRPPMNSNHTPGSNVSPYYTSDDSDSDYDYDSDSSLLSFTSSNFYTSTPALRSFVNSLPMKVFLPNTTPSLQSCSICLEDFEINPNTDTPVNELPCEHYFHKDCISEWLKRHYTCPLCRFKLPIEPHQEEHPTQLVEDRDAVFPLDFAPRGERMQSRATGIRRFGASAAANSDRLILSLNVGIRNGSVFDVMQDEEGDTLMVDA, from the coding sequence ATGTCAACATCGACGGAGCCCGCCACTCATCACCACCCTTTCTCCACCAACGCCTCCGCCGGGACTAATCGCCGCTCGTACAGGTGCTACAACTGCAGCCACTCATTCCACATATCCCCCGCTGGTGCGACAAACTCTCTTTCTCCATCATCCTTCCGCTGCCCTCGGTGCCATCACCGCCACCTCCTCCCACACCACACGATCTCTCCATCGCCGCCGATTGCACCACCCCCGCCACCTACACCTCCTCCACTGCGTCCTCCGATGAATTCGAATCACACGCCTGGCTCAAACGTCTCACCTTACTACACCTCTGATGACTCAGACTCCGATTATGATTATGATTCCGATAGTTCGCTTCTCTCCTTTACCTCCTCGAATTTTTACACTTCTACACCGGCTTTGAGATCCTTCGTCAATTCCCTTCCGATGAAAGTATTCCTCCCAAATACAACTCCGTCCCTTCAATCTTGCTCAATTTGTTTGGAAGATTTCGAGATCAATCCGAATACCGATACACCAGTTAATGAATTACCTTGCGAGCATTACTTTCACAAGGATTGCATATCAGAGTGGCTTAAGCGTCATTATACTTGCCCGTTGTGCCGGTTCAAATTACCTATTGAACCCCACCAGGAAGAGCACCCAACCCAATTGGTAGAAGATCGTGACGCTGTTTTTCCTCTGGATTTTGCTCCACGAGGGGAACGAATGCAGAGCAGGGCTACGGGGATACGGAGATTTGGTGCAAGTGCTGCAGCAAACTCTGATAGActgattttgagtttgaatgTTGGGATAAGAAATGGTTCAGTTTTTGATGTTATGCAGGATGAGGAAGGGGACACTTTGATGGTGGATGCTTGA
- the LOC140973460 gene encoding uncharacterized protein, whose amino-acid sequence MVEDKKNRTNSFKHPLSIPKRGNTDTTNWKLMNQPPESSTKKKFDEIKSMKQPNLEETLDTLALDEAAVKAIISILSGYIKRFLKDEDFRTSLCHNSFASLNFIGLEEGLNTESKVIEDLEQAIERVERVAEDSASVKELKKASLPLSVLTGLNSNELKDDFTSGIPNLKLSACAHLYLSVIYVIQKEDKITAKHILRVFCDSSFQARVALLPDLWDHVFLPNLLHLKLWYDKEARSVADSPVLTNINLLDKVYNKILDSGTHQFAKYYKDWLTEGLEAPSLPVIKIPSFSVQLMPKGGLHGHTNSPASYVSPQPMNKRRIMKSLEINLLFQASPAILYAP is encoded by the exons ATGGTAGAGGACAAGAAAAATAGGACCAACTCTTTCAAACAtcctctgtccatacccaagcGAGGAAACACCGACACAACCAATTGGAAACTTATGAACCAGCCCCCTGAGAGCTCCACTAAGAAAAAGTTCGACGAAATTAAGAGCATGAAACAACCTAACCTTGAAGAGACACTTGATACTCTGGCTCTTGATGAAGCCGCTGTTAAAGCCATTATTTCTATCTTGAGTGGGTACATCAAACGTTTTCTTAAGGACGAAGATTTCAGGACATCCCTTTGTCACAATAGTTTTGCTTCCCTCAATTTCATTGGATTAGAAGAAGGCCTGAATACTGAAAGTAAAGTCATAGAAGATCTTGAACAAGCTATAGAAAGAGTGGAAAGAGTAGCGGAGGACAGTGCAAGTGTAAAAGAACTGAAAAAAGCTTCATTACCGCTGAGTGTTTTAACTGGATTAAATTCAAATGAATTGAAAGATGATTTTACGTCTGGAATCCCAAATTTGAAATTGTCAGCTTGTGCTCATCTATATCTCAGTGTGATATATGTGATACAAAAGGAGGACAAGATTACAGCAAAACATATTCTTAGAGTGTTCTGTGATTCTTCTTTCCAGGCACGAGTAGCTTTGTTACCTGATTTATGGGACCATGTTTTTCTACCAAATCTCTTACATTTGAAGCTCTGGTATGATAAAGAAGCTCGTTCTGTAGCAGATTCACCTGTTTTAACAAATATCAATCTTCTTGATAAAGTCTATAACAAAATATTGGATTCGGGAACGCATCAATTTGCCAAGTACTACAAAGATTGGCTAACTGAGGGGCTTGAAGCACCTTCACTCCCTGTTATAAAAATTCCTTCTTTCTCTGTTCAACTGATGCCAAAGGGAGGCTTGCATGGCCACACAAATAGTCCTGCTAGTTATGTCTCGCCTCAGCCAATG AACAAGCGGAGAATCATGAAAAGTTTAGAGATAAACTTGCTCTTTCAAGCATCCCCAGCGATTTTGTATGCCCCTTGA